A portion of the Gammaproteobacteria bacterium genome contains these proteins:
- a CDS encoding glycosyltransferase: MKIMHVEAGMHLYGGAQQVLYLMEGLRARGCGNLLVCPPGSAIAQAARAAGHPVTELPLRGDADLGFVPRLYALLRREGPDLVHLHSRRGADVLGGVAARLAGIPCVLSRRVDNPEAAAWARVKYRLYDRVITISEGIRRVLLDAGVTPERVVCVLSAVDPAPYAHGCERGWFLSEFGLPPEARVLGMIAQLIPRKGHRHLLAALPRVLQRHPDVHVLCLGQGPLHDELAARIAQAPYRGRVQLAGFRTDLARLLPCFYGVVHPAEMEGLGVSLLQAAAAGVPVVASRVGGIPEAVRDGVNGLLVPPADVDALARALERLLADPALAAECGRRGRILVHEEFSIDRMVEGNRSVYAEVLGARHR; the protein is encoded by the coding sequence ATGAAGATCATGCACGTCGAGGCCGGCATGCATCTCTACGGCGGCGCCCAGCAGGTGCTGTACCTGATGGAGGGCTTGCGCGCGCGCGGCTGCGGCAACCTGCTGGTGTGCCCGCCGGGCAGCGCGATCGCACAGGCGGCGCGCGCTGCGGGGCATCCGGTGACTGAACTCCCGTTGCGTGGCGACGCCGACCTTGGTTTCGTGCCGCGTCTGTATGCGTTATTGCGCCGGGAGGGTCCCGACCTCGTTCATCTGCACAGCCGGCGCGGTGCCGACGTACTGGGTGGCGTCGCGGCGCGCCTCGCAGGCATACCCTGTGTGCTCTCGCGGCGGGTGGACAATCCCGAGGCGGCGGCCTGGGCGCGCGTCAAATACCGCCTCTATGATCGCGTGATCACCATATCGGAGGGTATTCGCCGCGTACTGCTCGACGCCGGCGTGACGCCGGAACGGGTGGTCTGCGTACTGAGCGCGGTGGATCCCGCGCCGTATGCGCACGGGTGCGAGCGGGGCTGGTTCCTGTCCGAATTCGGACTCCCGCCCGAGGCGCGCGTACTCGGCATGATCGCCCAGCTGATCCCGCGCAAGGGCCACCGCCATCTGCTCGCCGCGCTGCCGCGGGTATTGCAGCGCCATCCCGACGTGCATGTACTCTGTCTCGGCCAGGGCCCGCTGCACGATGAACTGGCCGCCCGCATCGCGCAGGCACCGTATCGCGGGCGGGTACAGCTGGCCGGATTTCGCACCGACCTCGCGCGCCTGCTGCCCTGCTTCTACGGCGTGGTGCATCCGGCCGAGATGGAGGGCCTCGGGGTGTCGTTGCTGCAGGCCGCCGCCGCCGGAGTTCCTGTCGTGGCGAGCCGCGTGGGCGGCATTCCCGAGGCGGTGCGCGACGGCGTCAACGGCCTGCTGGTGCCACCGGCCGACGTGGACGCGCTCGCGCGGGCGCTGGAGCGCCTGCTGGCCGATCCTGCGCTGGCAGCCGAATGCGGCCGCCGCGGCCGCATCCTGGTGCACGAGGAGTTCTCCATCGACCGCATGGTCGAGGGCAACCGTTCCGTCTACGCAGAGGTGCTGGGCGCGCGCCACCGCTGA